The proteins below come from a single Magallana gigas chromosome 10, xbMagGiga1.1, whole genome shotgun sequence genomic window:
- the LOC105329373 gene encoding E3 ubiquitin-protein ligase TRIM33 isoform X4, giving the protein MESDRPLRFSSNEIEAEFLTCPVCKGNLVNRDTSQAHLLPCLHAICRSCLLINIRGEGQNRTQKINCVVCGEGHDLKSSNVKDAFPVDNTRPDLWEYIQTKKTTAAIDCASVNCNNGKNATARCVDCAEFLCDDCTLAHQRNSKTSHHGILDISELKETENLKAFHKPLACSLHGEPLLCYCLKVSCQKPVCFMCALTSCKESEGHTIISLEETVAQLKLDLEQQMRTLGTKKHEIQKVGTLVEREVGKLEERKEMLESDIDSTIDGMIIMLESKRVELKTTLRKKIDTKRQHLNEQKKSLDGKDASISQGLRLAETALCSTNNAAFSQLENPIRKRFDRLEHDPFDRKPHERAAQIKFDTLNAKQALQKILNESVEVWSTSVFPPFTTIEIYGEPRENTLTKMSICLHDYQKRPVDQDVSAGLKIFVVDPSEKKMELQLTKGNLSGDLLVSYVPFSTGKHEISVELLGEDVGRKAFIVDCADGKNTQ; this is encoded by the exons ATGGAAAGTGATCGCCCTTTGCGTTTCTCAAGTAATGAAATCGAGGCTGAGTTTTTGACCTGTCCTGTATGCAAGGGGAACCTTGTAAACAGAGACACATCTCAGGCTCATTTGTTGCCATGCCTTCATGCTATATGCAGGTCTTGTTTACTGATCAACATCAGAGGAGAAGGTCAAAATCGCACCcagaaaataaattgtgttgTATGTGGAGAAGGTCATGACCTTAAGTCGAGCAATGTAAAGGATGCATTTCCGGTGGACAATACGAGGCCGGATTTATGGGAGTATATCCAGACGAAGAAGACAACTGCAGCGATAGATTGCGCCTCCGTTAATTGTAATAATGGCAAAAATGCTACCGCCCGATGCGTGGATTGCGCCGAGTTTTTGTGCGATGACTGCACGCTTGCGCACCAACGAAATTCAAAAACCAGTCACCACGGCATTTTAGACATATCCGAACtaaaagaaacagaaaatctGAAAGCGTTCCACAAGCCGTTGGCCTGCTCTTTGCACGGTGAACCTCTGTTATGTTACTGTTTAAAGGTGTCTTGCCAAAAACCAGTCTGTTTTATGTGTGCCCTCACTTCTTGTAAGGAATCAGAAGGTCACACAATCATAAGTTTGGAAGAAACTGTGGCTCAGCTGAAATTGGATTTAGAGCAACAAATGAGAACTCTTGGGACCAAAAAGCATGAAATTCAGAAAGTTGGAACTCTCGTCGAGAGGGAGGTTGGAAAGTTAGAGGAACGCAAGGAGATGCTAGAATCGGACATTGATTCAACGATTGATGGGATGATTATAATGCTGGAGTCGAAGCGAGTGGAGCTGAAGACCACATTGAGGAAAAAGATAGACACCAAGCGACAGCATTTGAATGAACAAAAGAAAAGTTTGGATGGGAAGGATGCTTCTATTTCCCAGGGTCTTCGTTTAGCTGAGACGGCGCTCTGTTCCACAAACAATGCCGCTTTCTCACAACTAGAGAATCCCATTCGGAAACGATTCGATCGATTGGAGCACGATCCATTTGATAGGAAACCTCACGAGCGAGCTGCCCAAATTAAGTTCGATACGCTCAACGCTAAACAGGCACTGCAAAAAATCTTGAACGAATCGGTAGAAGTCTGGTCCACTTCTGTTTTCCCGCCATTTACAACGATTGAGATTTATGGAGAGCCGAGGGAAAACACATTGACTAAGATGTCGATATGTCTTCATGACTATCAGAAACGCCCAGTTGACCAAGACGTGTCTGCCGGTTTGAAGATATTTGTTGTTGACCCATCAG AAAAGAAGATGGAGCTACAGCTGACCAAAGGGAACCTGTCTGGTGATCTACTTGTTTCCTATGTCCCGTTTTCTACGGGAAAACACGAGATTTCTGTCGAGCTGCTCGGCGAAGATGTTGGTCGGAAGGCGTTTATAGTGGATTGTGCTGATGGGAAAAACACACAAT GA
- the LOC105329373 gene encoding E3 ubiquitin-protein ligase TRIM45 isoform X1, giving the protein MESDRPLRFSSNEIEAEFLTCPVCKGNLVNRDTSQAHLLPCLHAICRSCLLINIRGEGQNRTQKINCVVCGEGHDLKSSNVKDAFPVDNTRPDLWEYIQTKKTTAAIDCASVNCNNGKNATARCVDCAEFLCDDCTLAHQRNSKTSHHGILDISELKETENLKAFHKPLACSLHGEPLLCYCLKVSCQKPVCFMCALTSCKESEGHTIISLEETVAQLKLDLEQQMRTLGTKKHEIQKVGTLVEREVGKLEERKEMLESDIDSTIDGMIIMLESKRVELKTTLRKKIDTKRQHLNEQKKSLDGKDASISQGLRLAETALCSTNNAAFSQLENPIRKRFDRLEHDPFDRKPHERAAQIKFDTLNAKQALQKILNESVEVWSTSVFPPFTTIEIYGEPRENTLTKMSICLHDYQKRPVDQDVSAGLKIFVVDPSEKKMELQLTKGNLSGDLLVSYVPFSTGKHEISVELLGEDVGRKAFIVDCADGKNTQCENSCQDIENGDTGRQIFTFDSTLSHPNVTISENGISFENFTSLSSSPSLSAKRFRRFKGTRGSLPFKTTDIASYSMSVRFWVRQPLGKSQVIFEIGLALETSIDNNHHVDGQPFCWSMVGFHHPECDAICLVVAHRGQVLCHEKMAENRADCIFQTTFSFNVDMKNGRWEILKENRKLCSVEINSDNPLYPVISGYNPSKVWLKVNLKDC; this is encoded by the exons ATGGAAAGTGATCGCCCTTTGCGTTTCTCAAGTAATGAAATCGAGGCTGAGTTTTTGACCTGTCCTGTATGCAAGGGGAACCTTGTAAACAGAGACACATCTCAGGCTCATTTGTTGCCATGCCTTCATGCTATATGCAGGTCTTGTTTACTGATCAACATCAGAGGAGAAGGTCAAAATCGCACCcagaaaataaattgtgttgTATGTGGAGAAGGTCATGACCTTAAGTCGAGCAATGTAAAGGATGCATTTCCGGTGGACAATACGAGGCCGGATTTATGGGAGTATATCCAGACGAAGAAGACAACTGCAGCGATAGATTGCGCCTCCGTTAATTGTAATAATGGCAAAAATGCTACCGCCCGATGCGTGGATTGCGCCGAGTTTTTGTGCGATGACTGCACGCTTGCGCACCAACGAAATTCAAAAACCAGTCACCACGGCATTTTAGACATATCCGAACtaaaagaaacagaaaatctGAAAGCGTTCCACAAGCCGTTGGCCTGCTCTTTGCACGGTGAACCTCTGTTATGTTACTGTTTAAAGGTGTCTTGCCAAAAACCAGTCTGTTTTATGTGTGCCCTCACTTCTTGTAAGGAATCAGAAGGTCACACAATCATAAGTTTGGAAGAAACTGTGGCTCAGCTGAAATTGGATTTAGAGCAACAAATGAGAACTCTTGGGACCAAAAAGCATGAAATTCAGAAAGTTGGAACTCTCGTCGAGAGGGAGGTTGGAAAGTTAGAGGAACGCAAGGAGATGCTAGAATCGGACATTGATTCAACGATTGATGGGATGATTATAATGCTGGAGTCGAAGCGAGTGGAGCTGAAGACCACATTGAGGAAAAAGATAGACACCAAGCGACAGCATTTGAATGAACAAAAGAAAAGTTTGGATGGGAAGGATGCTTCTATTTCCCAGGGTCTTCGTTTAGCTGAGACGGCGCTCTGTTCCACAAACAATGCCGCTTTCTCACAACTAGAGAATCCCATTCGGAAACGATTCGATCGATTGGAGCACGATCCATTTGATAGGAAACCTCACGAGCGAGCTGCCCAAATTAAGTTCGATACGCTCAACGCTAAACAGGCACTGCAAAAAATCTTGAACGAATCGGTAGAAGTCTGGTCCACTTCTGTTTTCCCGCCATTTACAACGATTGAGATTTATGGAGAGCCGAGGGAAAACACATTGACTAAGATGTCGATATGTCTTCATGACTATCAGAAACGCCCAGTTGACCAAGACGTGTCTGCCGGTTTGAAGATATTTGTTGTTGACCCATCAG AAAAGAAGATGGAGCTACAGCTGACCAAAGGGAACCTGTCTGGTGATCTACTTGTTTCCTATGTCCCGTTTTCTACGGGAAAACACGAGATTTCTGTCGAGCTGCTCGGCGAAGATGTTGGTCGGAAGGCGTTTATAGTGGATTGTGCTGATGGGAAAAACACACAAT GCGAGAATAGCTGTCAAGACATCGAGAACGGAGATACAGGCA GACAGATTTTCACATTTGACAGCACGCTTTCACATCCAAATGTAACAATATCAGAGAACGGAATttcctttgaaaattttacttcaCTTTCTTCAAGCCCAAGTCTGTCTGCAAAACGTTTTCGGCGTTTTAAAGGAACCCGGGGAAGCCTTCCTTTCAAAACTACAGACATTGCCTCATATAGCATGTCTGTTCGATTCTGGGTAAGACAGCCACTCGGCAAAAGCCAAGTCATTTTTGAAATTGGCCTCGCTTTGGAAACTTCCATTGACAACAATCATCACGTGGATGGGCAGCCATTTTGCTGGTCCATGGTCGGATTCCATCATCCCGAATGTGACGCCATTTGTCTCGTTGTTGCACACAGAGGGCAAGTTCTTTGTCATGAAAAGATGGCCGAGAATCGTGCCGACTGCATTTTCCAGACAACGTTTTCTTTCAACGTGGATATGAAAAATGGCCGCTGGGAGATTTTGAAGGAAAATCGAAAATTATGTTCGGTCGAGATAAATTCGGATAATCCCCTTTATCCTGTCATTTCCGGGTATAATCCATCTAAAGTTTGGTTAAAGGTTAATCTCAAAGATTGTTGA
- the LOC105329373 gene encoding E3 ubiquitin-protein ligase TRIM33 isoform X2 — MESDRPLRFSSNEIEAEFLTCPVCKGNLVNRDTSQAHLLPCLHAICRSCLLINIRGEGQNRTQKINCVVCGEGHDLKSSNVKDAFPVDNTRPDLWEYIQTKKTTAAIDCASVNCNNGKNATARCVDCAEFLCDDCTLAHQRNSKTSHHGILDISELKETENLKAFHKPLACSLHGEPLLCYCLKVSCQKPVCFMCALTSCKESEGHTIISLEETVAQLKLDLEQQMRTLGTKKHEIQKVGTLVEREVGKLEERKEMLESDIDSTIDGMIIMLESKRVELKTTLRKKIDTKRQHLNEQKKSLDGKDASISQGLRLAETALCSTNNAAFSQLENPIRKRFDRLEHDPFDRKPHERAAQIKFDTLNAKQALQKILNESVEVWSTSVFPPFTTIEIYGEPRENTLTKMSICLHDYQKRPVDQDVSAGLKIFVVDPSEKKMELQLTKGNLSGDLLVSYVPFSTGKHEISVELLGEDVGRKAFIVDCADGKNTQCENSCQDIENGDTGTSLQVPSKNTE; from the exons ATGGAAAGTGATCGCCCTTTGCGTTTCTCAAGTAATGAAATCGAGGCTGAGTTTTTGACCTGTCCTGTATGCAAGGGGAACCTTGTAAACAGAGACACATCTCAGGCTCATTTGTTGCCATGCCTTCATGCTATATGCAGGTCTTGTTTACTGATCAACATCAGAGGAGAAGGTCAAAATCGCACCcagaaaataaattgtgttgTATGTGGAGAAGGTCATGACCTTAAGTCGAGCAATGTAAAGGATGCATTTCCGGTGGACAATACGAGGCCGGATTTATGGGAGTATATCCAGACGAAGAAGACAACTGCAGCGATAGATTGCGCCTCCGTTAATTGTAATAATGGCAAAAATGCTACCGCCCGATGCGTGGATTGCGCCGAGTTTTTGTGCGATGACTGCACGCTTGCGCACCAACGAAATTCAAAAACCAGTCACCACGGCATTTTAGACATATCCGAACtaaaagaaacagaaaatctGAAAGCGTTCCACAAGCCGTTGGCCTGCTCTTTGCACGGTGAACCTCTGTTATGTTACTGTTTAAAGGTGTCTTGCCAAAAACCAGTCTGTTTTATGTGTGCCCTCACTTCTTGTAAGGAATCAGAAGGTCACACAATCATAAGTTTGGAAGAAACTGTGGCTCAGCTGAAATTGGATTTAGAGCAACAAATGAGAACTCTTGGGACCAAAAAGCATGAAATTCAGAAAGTTGGAACTCTCGTCGAGAGGGAGGTTGGAAAGTTAGAGGAACGCAAGGAGATGCTAGAATCGGACATTGATTCAACGATTGATGGGATGATTATAATGCTGGAGTCGAAGCGAGTGGAGCTGAAGACCACATTGAGGAAAAAGATAGACACCAAGCGACAGCATTTGAATGAACAAAAGAAAAGTTTGGATGGGAAGGATGCTTCTATTTCCCAGGGTCTTCGTTTAGCTGAGACGGCGCTCTGTTCCACAAACAATGCCGCTTTCTCACAACTAGAGAATCCCATTCGGAAACGATTCGATCGATTGGAGCACGATCCATTTGATAGGAAACCTCACGAGCGAGCTGCCCAAATTAAGTTCGATACGCTCAACGCTAAACAGGCACTGCAAAAAATCTTGAACGAATCGGTAGAAGTCTGGTCCACTTCTGTTTTCCCGCCATTTACAACGATTGAGATTTATGGAGAGCCGAGGGAAAACACATTGACTAAGATGTCGATATGTCTTCATGACTATCAGAAACGCCCAGTTGACCAAGACGTGTCTGCCGGTTTGAAGATATTTGTTGTTGACCCATCAG AAAAGAAGATGGAGCTACAGCTGACCAAAGGGAACCTGTCTGGTGATCTACTTGTTTCCTATGTCCCGTTTTCTACGGGAAAACACGAGATTTCTGTCGAGCTGCTCGGCGAAGATGTTGGTCGGAAGGCGTTTATAGTGGATTGTGCTGATGGGAAAAACACACAAT GCGAGAATAGCTGTCAAGACATCGAGAACGGAGATACAGGCA CCTCGTTACAAGTACCATCGAAAAACACAGAATAA
- the LOC105329373 gene encoding E3 ubiquitin-protein ligase TRIM33 isoform X3 — MESDRPLRFSSNEIEAEFLTCPVCKGNLVNRDTSQAHLLPCLHAICRSCLLINIRGEGQNRTQKINCVVCGEGHDLKSSNVKDAFPVDNTRPDLWEYIQTKKTTAAIDCASVNCNNGKNATARCVDCAEFLCDDCTLAHQRNSKTSHHGILDISELKETENLKAFHKPLACSLHGEPLLCYCLKVSCQKPVCFMCALTSCKESEGHTIISLEETVAQLKLDLEQQMRTLGTKKHEIQKVGTLVEREVGKLEERKEMLESDIDSTIDGMIIMLESKRVELKTTLRKKIDTKRQHLNEQKKSLDGKDASISQGLRLAETALCSTNNAAFSQLENPIRKRFDRLEHDPFDRKPHERAAQIKFDTLNAKQALQKILNESVEVWSTSVFPPFTTIEIYGEPRENTLTKMSICLHDYQKRPVDQDVSAGLKIFVVDPSEKKMELQLTKGNLSGDLLVSYVPFSTGKHEISVELLGEDVGRKAFIVDCADGKNTQCGQIVALA; from the exons ATGGAAAGTGATCGCCCTTTGCGTTTCTCAAGTAATGAAATCGAGGCTGAGTTTTTGACCTGTCCTGTATGCAAGGGGAACCTTGTAAACAGAGACACATCTCAGGCTCATTTGTTGCCATGCCTTCATGCTATATGCAGGTCTTGTTTACTGATCAACATCAGAGGAGAAGGTCAAAATCGCACCcagaaaataaattgtgttgTATGTGGAGAAGGTCATGACCTTAAGTCGAGCAATGTAAAGGATGCATTTCCGGTGGACAATACGAGGCCGGATTTATGGGAGTATATCCAGACGAAGAAGACAACTGCAGCGATAGATTGCGCCTCCGTTAATTGTAATAATGGCAAAAATGCTACCGCCCGATGCGTGGATTGCGCCGAGTTTTTGTGCGATGACTGCACGCTTGCGCACCAACGAAATTCAAAAACCAGTCACCACGGCATTTTAGACATATCCGAACtaaaagaaacagaaaatctGAAAGCGTTCCACAAGCCGTTGGCCTGCTCTTTGCACGGTGAACCTCTGTTATGTTACTGTTTAAAGGTGTCTTGCCAAAAACCAGTCTGTTTTATGTGTGCCCTCACTTCTTGTAAGGAATCAGAAGGTCACACAATCATAAGTTTGGAAGAAACTGTGGCTCAGCTGAAATTGGATTTAGAGCAACAAATGAGAACTCTTGGGACCAAAAAGCATGAAATTCAGAAAGTTGGAACTCTCGTCGAGAGGGAGGTTGGAAAGTTAGAGGAACGCAAGGAGATGCTAGAATCGGACATTGATTCAACGATTGATGGGATGATTATAATGCTGGAGTCGAAGCGAGTGGAGCTGAAGACCACATTGAGGAAAAAGATAGACACCAAGCGACAGCATTTGAATGAACAAAAGAAAAGTTTGGATGGGAAGGATGCTTCTATTTCCCAGGGTCTTCGTTTAGCTGAGACGGCGCTCTGTTCCACAAACAATGCCGCTTTCTCACAACTAGAGAATCCCATTCGGAAACGATTCGATCGATTGGAGCACGATCCATTTGATAGGAAACCTCACGAGCGAGCTGCCCAAATTAAGTTCGATACGCTCAACGCTAAACAGGCACTGCAAAAAATCTTGAACGAATCGGTAGAAGTCTGGTCCACTTCTGTTTTCCCGCCATTTACAACGATTGAGATTTATGGAGAGCCGAGGGAAAACACATTGACTAAGATGTCGATATGTCTTCATGACTATCAGAAACGCCCAGTTGACCAAGACGTGTCTGCCGGTTTGAAGATATTTGTTGTTGACCCATCAG AAAAGAAGATGGAGCTACAGCTGACCAAAGGGAACCTGTCTGGTGATCTACTTGTTTCCTATGTCCCGTTTTCTACGGGAAAACACGAGATTTCTGTCGAGCTGCTCGGCGAAGATGTTGGTCGGAAGGCGTTTATAGTGGATTGTGCTGATGGGAAAAACACACAAT GTGGCCAGATCGTTGCCTTAGCATGA
- the LOC105329390 gene encoding asparagine synthetase [glutamine-hydrolyzing] produces MCGIWAIFGSDDDVAMQCNAAHKITHRGPDAFRLETIHHFPNCALGFHRLAIVDDLAGMQPMRVFKYPHIWLMYNGEIYNHKLLEEQFNFDTSTACDGEVIIHLYAKGGAEYAAKHLDGVFCFVILDTAERRVYVGRDTFGVRPGFKSYIEQKGFLAVCSEAKGLMPLQQIDNNVQISIFPPGHVETYSLDLSGRATYVNTTRFHKIGEPPAYKTLVNPVDDDVDESIRVLLDAAVHKRTMAERRIGCLLSGGLDSSLVTALFVRKAKEIGLKYPIQTFSIGMENSPDLLAARKVAKHLGTEHHEVVMTPDEGIESLKSVIFHLESYDITTIRASVAMYLLSKYINEKTDTRVILSGEGADEVMQGYIYFHKAPSPSEADTESLRLCRDLYMYDVLRGDRSTAAWGLEIRVPFLDHRLTSYFLSLPPEVRQPRDGIEKYLLRAAFDKTGLLPNDILWRPKEAFSDGLSSVKRSWYEILQDHLCDQINEGELEEASSKYPHNTPLTKEALYFRKVFESFYPGRADWIPYFWMPRWTVASDPSARTLKYYKNE; encoded by the exons ATGTGCGGAATCTGGGCTATATTTGGAAGCGACGACGATGTTGCTATGCAGTGCAATGCAGCTCACAAAATCACACACAGGGGACCCGATGCCTTCCGATTGGAGACAATCCATCACTTCCCGAACTGCGCCCTCGGGTTTCACCGTTTAGCCATTGTTGACGATTTAGCGGGAATGCAGCCTATGAGAGTTTTCAAATATCCTCACATCTGGCTAATGTACAATGGAGAAATATATAACCATAAACTA CTCGAGGAGCAGTTTAACTTTGACACGTCGACTGCCTGTGACGGCGAGGTCATCATTCACCTGTACGCCAAGGGAGGGGCGGAGTACGCCGCCAAACACCTGGACGGCGTCTTCTGTTTCGTCATCCTGGACACGGCGGAACGGCGCGTGTACGTCGGCCGGGATACGTTCGGCGTCCGACCCGGTTTTAAATCTTACATTGAACAGAAGGGGTTCCTTGCCGTCTGCTCTGAGGCTaaag GTCTGATGCCATTACAACAGATCGACAACAACGTTCAGATTTCCATTTTCCCTCCCGGTCACGTGGAGACCTATAGCCTCGATCTGAGCGGAAGGGCCACATACGTCAATACAACACGGTTCCATAAAATTGGAGAACCTCCAGCATACAAGACTTTGGTCAACCCAGTAG ATGATGACGTTGATGAGAGCATCCGTGTTTTACTAGATGCTGCAGTGCATAAAAGAACAATGGCTGAGAGGAGAATAGGCTGTCTTCTGTCAG GCGGTCTTGATTCTAGCTTGGTGACCGCCCTGTTTGTCAGAAAGGCCAAGGAAATCGGACTCAAGTACCCAATCCAAACATTCTCTATCGGTATGGAAAATAGTCCGGACTTACTGGCCGCCAGAAAG GTAGCTAAGCACCTTGGAACCGAGCATCACGAGGTTGTCATGACTCCGGACGAGGGAATAGAGTCCCTGAAATCTGTCATCTTCCATCTAGAAAGTTATGACATCACTACGATCCGGGCGTCTGTCg CGATGTATTTACTGAGTAAGTACATTAACGAGAAGACCGACACCCGCGTGATTTTGTCGGGGGAGGGGGCGGACGAGGTGATGCAGGGCTACATCTACTTCCATAAGGCGCCCTCACCCAGCGAGGCGGACACAGAGAGCCTGCGCCTCTGTAGGGACCTGTATATGTACGACGTACTGAGGGGGGACCGGTCCACGGCCGCCTGGGG GTTGGAAATCCGTGTACCATTCCTTGACCATCGATTAACCAGCTACTTCCTGTCCCTTCCACCGGAAGTGAGACAACCACGTGACGGAATAGAAAAGTATTTATTAAGAGCGGCTTTTGACAAAACTGGACTCTTGCCAAATGACATTCTATGGCGGCCAAAGGAGGCCTTTAGCGATGGACTTTCTAGTGTGAAGCGGTCGTGGTATGAGATCCTGCAGGATCATTTATGTGATCAG ATAAATGAAGGAGAACTTGAGGAGGCGTCATCAAAATATCCCCACAATACCCCGCTCACGAAGGAGGCGCTGTACTTCCGGAAGGTGTTCGAGTCGTTCTACCCGGGCAGGGCTGACTGGATACCCTATTTCTGGATGCCACGCTGGACTGTGGCGTCAGATCCGTCAGCCAGAACTCTAAAGTACTACAAAAACGAGTGA